The Phycisphaeraceae bacterium genome segment ATAAGTCCGCCGGGGGGCCCGTTCCCCATGAGGAGTCTCTGGGGCTCTGAAAAGCAGGCTGTCAGGCCACCCCACGCCCATTACTTCTTTTCTGACAGGGACTTGCGCACATCGCAGGTCCCTTTCTTGTTGGTCAAAACGGGCAAGATGTACCCGAAAACGTACCCCGTGACCTGAGAGACATGGACCTGCCAGTGAAGCACCGGATACACCCCGGAGGTCGCTCGTGGCAAGTCTCAGGAAGCGTGGCAGGGCGTTCCAGATTCAGTACTTCGTCGGCGGCAAGCAGAAGCGAGTCTCGCTCGGCCGCATCCCCTACCAGATGGCCAAGGCCAAGCTCGCCCAGTTCGAGCTGGCCCAACTCCAGGGGCTCGACAACCCGCTGCCGTCGAAGACCCGCATCGCCGAGGTTCTCACCGCGTACGTCGCCCACATCCGAGCGTTCAAGACGCCCAAGGCCGCGCAAACGGACATCTACTACCTGCGCGAGGTCTTCGGCCCCGTGTGCGAGGCGGTGACCATCACCCGCCGCCGCAGCAGCGCCGCCGCCCGGAAGCGCCCCTCCAGCCAACTCGACGGGCGCAAACGCCTGCCCGTCATCGAGGCCATGATGGGGACGGTGAACAGTGATTCCGTGGGACACCGAAAGCCGGGGCAGTTCCAAGGATCCGGCTGATCGCGGCGTGCTCCGTCAGTGGGAACCCCCGAACAACCACGCCTTGGATCGATTACGCCCTTCATGAGTGGTGATTCTGATCCAAGAAGCCCCTCGCCCCAGCCCTCTCCCGGAGAGCGAAGGGGTTGTTCAAAGATCCCAGTGAACAGTGTGCTCACCATCCAGAAGCGGCCGATCATGCACTGGGCCGATGCGCAGGTTCTTCACGATGATGTGATTGCCGTTCGCCGTAGAATCATCGCATGAACGACTTCGATTGGTCGTTGCCCTACCCCTCGCAGCGGGAAGGCGTCTTCGCCCGCAACGTGGTCGCCACTTCGCAGCCGCTTGCGGCTCAGGCGGGGCTGCGGGTGCTCGGTCAGGGCGGCAACGCCATCGACGCCGCCATCGCAACGGCCATTGCGCTCACCGTCGTCGAGCCCACGAGCAATGGCATCGGATCGGACGCCTTCGCCCTCATCTGGGCCGGTGGCGGGCTGCACGGGCTCAACGCCTGCGGACGCTCCCCCGCCGCCATGACCTCTGACCGCTACGCGGGCTTGACCGCCATCCCCACGCAGGGCTGGGGCGGCGTGACCGTTCCGGGGGCCGTCTCCGCGTGGGTGGAGATGTCCGAGCGCTTCGGACGCCTGCCCTTTGAGCAGCTCTTCGAACCTGCCATCGAGTACGCCCGCCACGGCTTTCATGTCTCGCGCCAGACCGCCTACTACTGGGATCGCGGGTTCCGAGCCAACCGGAACATGGGGCCGTGGATGGCTACCTTCTGTCCCGCGGGCCGACCGCCGCACACAGGTGAGATGTTCGTCAGCGAAGCGCACGCGCGTACGCTGGAACAGATCGCGCTCTCGAAGGGCGAATCGTTCTACCACGGCGAGCTTGCCGTCGCCATCGCACGCCACGCCCGCGAAACCGGCGGCTTGATCACCGCCGACGACCTCGCCTCGCACAAGGCCGACTGGGTGCGGCCGATCTCCCTTGACTGGCACGGGTTCCGCATCCATCAGATTCCGCCCAACGGGCAGGGCATCATCGGACTGATGGCCCTGGGTCTGCTCGCCCGCCACCGGCTCGATGAGGTCGAAGTGGATTCCGCCGATTCCCTCCACATGCAGATTGAGGCGATGAAACTCGCCTTCGTCGATGGACGGCGGTTCGTGGCCGATCCTGACGCGATGGACGTCGAACCCGCCGCGCTTCTCGACCCGGAGTATCTCGACGCTCGCGCGCGCCTGATCGACAGGGACCGCGCCGCCGACCCCGGTCACGGAGAACCGAAGCGGGGCGGCACGGTGTACCTGTGCGCGGCCGACAGCGACGGCAACATGGTTTCCTATATCCAGTCCAACTACACTGGCTTCGGATCGGGCATCGTCATTCCGGACACCGGCATCGCGATGCAGAATCGAGGGTGCTGTTTCACACTGGAGACGGGGCACCCCAACCAGGTTGGACCCGGCAAGCGTCCCTACCACACGATCATCCCCGGGTTCGTCACGCAAGTCGATGGCGGCGGAACAAGCGTCTCCCTTGGGGGGAGAGCGGGAGCGGCAGGCGCGACGCCAGCCCCATTGAACAACACTGTCACCGAGCGCCCCATCCTCGCCTTCGGCGTCATGGGCGGCTACATGCAGCCCCAAGGGCATGCGCAGGTGCTGCTGCGAATGCTCCTCCACC includes the following:
- a CDS encoding gamma-glutamyltransferase family protein; its protein translation is MNDFDWSLPYPSQREGVFARNVVATSQPLAAQAGLRVLGQGGNAIDAAIATAIALTVVEPTSNGIGSDAFALIWAGGGLHGLNACGRSPAAMTSDRYAGLTAIPTQGWGGVTVPGAVSAWVEMSERFGRLPFEQLFEPAIEYARHGFHVSRQTAYYWDRGFRANRNMGPWMATFCPAGRPPHTGEMFVSEAHARTLEQIALSKGESFYHGELAVAIARHARETGGLITADDLASHKADWVRPISLDWHGFRIHQIPPNGQGIIGLMALGLLARHRLDEVEVDSADSLHMQIEAMKLAFVDGRRFVADPDAMDVEPAALLDPEYLDARARLIDRDRAADPGHGEPKRGGTVYLCAADSDGNMVSYIQSNYTGFGSGIVIPDTGIAMQNRGCCFTLETGHPNQVGPGKRPYHTIIPGFVTQVDGGGTSVSLGGRAGAAGATPAPLNNTVTERPILAFGVMGGYMQPQGHAQVLLRMLLHRQNPQAALDAPRWRIEQGLQVVIEPGFAHPTYEALLQRGHQLTVAPARTVEHGGGQAIWRMTDGAYFAASDQRRDGQAVGW